Proteins from a genomic interval of Acetobacterium woodii DSM 1030:
- a CDS encoding class I SAM-dependent methyltransferase, with the protein MAHKFNPINIKKLDNEWRRENLPPFETLQKLGVEATDVFADIGCGIGYFTIPAATMTKNNVYALDTSAAMLEELKIRANEADLENVVLTQTAEYDLKLPNESVTFALLVNVIHEIDNKEKFLNEINRILKTGGKLAVIDWEKAELEMGPPISHRLGKDTLAKMLKEIKFDCQKTMSFTENFYGLVFIKN; encoded by the coding sequence ATGGCACACAAATTTAACCCGATTAACATAAAAAAACTCGATAATGAATGGCGACGAGAAAATCTGCCGCCGTTTGAAACATTGCAAAAACTGGGCGTGGAAGCAACTGATGTTTTTGCCGATATTGGCTGTGGAATTGGTTATTTTACTATTCCGGCGGCAACAATGACAAAAAATAATGTTTATGCGCTCGACACTTCAGCGGCAATGCTGGAAGAACTAAAAATACGAGCAAATGAAGCCGATCTGGAAAATGTTGTGTTGACTCAAACCGCTGAATATGATTTAAAACTTCCAAATGAATCAGTAACTTTTGCACTGCTGGTTAATGTGATTCATGAAATTGACAACAAGGAAAAGTTTTTAAATGAAATTAACCGCATCTTAAAAACGGGGGGGAAACTGGCAGTGATTGATTGGGAAAAGGCTGAACTGGAAATGGGGCCGCCGATTAGTCACCGGCTTGGTAAAGATACGTTAGCCAAAATGTTAAAAGAAATCAAGTTTGATTGTCAAAAAACAATGAGTTTTACGGAAAATTTTTATGGCTTGGTATTTATAAAAAATTAG
- a CDS encoding PaaI family thioesterase, whose amino-acid sequence MEKEMLKIIDNDQFAKLVGLELIKVEIGYAEVKMKIEDKHLNGIGIVQGGALFTLADYAFAAASNAGGKITVGINANITYSKPAKGKYLLAKASETSASRSLCNYTVDIYDIDNDTLVAKFTATGFIKN is encoded by the coding sequence ATGGAAAAAGAAATGTTAAAGATTATTGACAATGATCAGTTTGCTAAACTTGTCGGTTTAGAACTCATTAAGGTAGAGATCGGTTATGCCGAAGTAAAAATGAAGATTGAAGATAAACATCTTAATGGGATTGGGATTGTTCAGGGCGGAGCTTTGTTTACTTTGGCAGATTATGCCTTTGCGGCGGCTTCCAACGCTGGTGGAAAAATAACGGTCGGGATCAATGCAAACATTACCTATTCAAAACCGGCGAAAGGCAAGTATCTTTTGGCAAAAGCCTCCGAGACGTCAGCAAGTCGAAGTTTATGCAATTATACAGTGGATATTTATGATATCGATAATGATACCCTGGTTGCAAAATTTACGGCGACTGGTTTTATCAAGAATTAA
- a CDS encoding helix-turn-helix domain-containing protein, producing MESISIYVGKKIKFYRKQMHLSIAQFSELISKSKSTVSKYENGQISIDLQTLYEIAQTLNVEIHQLIDFQVEKKSLSTNLNSPFNGQRHMHIYFYDGRKRRIVKSYLTINPSTNSNDFCCSFYMDIPSFENFEKCSFYYLGSVESYDLVTYVHLVNQANPMEKMSFCILNSLYYQSSTWGLMFGISYRPIAPFSLKFLMSSNPLENEEITADRLTLTTDEIKTIKSLNMFILDSI from the coding sequence ATGGAATCAATTTCAATCTACGTCGGAAAAAAAATAAAATTTTATCGAAAACAGATGCATTTATCCATTGCCCAATTTTCTGAGTTAATCAGCAAAAGTAAATCAACCGTATCCAAATACGAAAACGGACAAATCTCCATCGATTTACAAACTTTATACGAAATTGCGCAAACTTTAAACGTTGAAATTCATCAACTTATTGATTTTCAAGTTGAAAAAAAATCTCTTTCCACCAATTTAAACAGCCCTTTTAACGGCCAACGGCACATGCACATCTACTTTTACGATGGCCGAAAACGACGGATCGTTAAGTCTTATCTAACGATTAATCCCAGTACCAACAGCAACGATTTCTGCTGCAGCTTTTATATGGACATTCCTTCTTTTGAAAATTTCGAAAAATGTTCATTTTATTACCTTGGCTCAGTCGAATCATACGATCTTGTTACCTATGTCCACCTAGTCAATCAGGCGAATCCGATGGAAAAAATGTCCTTTTGCATTTTGAATTCATTATATTACCAATCCAGCACGTGGGGTCTGATGTTTGGTATCTCTTATCGTCCGATTGCCCCTTTTTCTTTAAAATTTTTGATGTCTTCCAATCCACTGGAAAATGAAGAAATCACCGCTGATCGTTTAACCTTAACCACTGATGAAATAAAAACGATAAAATCGCTGAATATGTTTATTCTCGATTCTATTTAA
- a CDS encoding cobalamin B12-binding domain-containing protein, giving the protein MSKITELAVIVEEGRIDDVIAAVDAAVEEGNAPMDILNAGLIAPINILGEKFRLGEVYVPELLISSKAMKMGVDQIKPLLATGDVTTLGKAIFCTVEGDMHDIGKNLVVLLLESAGFEVIDLGMDVEPDDIVEAVQENDDVQIVGMSAMLTTTMYAMKETIEALEEAGLRDRVKVLIGGAPVNQMFADQIGADGYTTNAPSAVELCKKLIVA; this is encoded by the coding sequence ATGTCAAAAATTACAGAATTAGCCGTTATTGTTGAAGAGGGAAGAATCGATGATGTGATTGCCGCCGTTGATGCTGCTGTGGAAGAAGGAAATGCCCCAATGGATATTTTAAATGCCGGGTTGATCGCCCCAATCAATATCCTGGGTGAAAAGTTCAGATTGGGAGAAGTGTATGTACCGGAATTATTGATTTCATCCAAGGCCATGAAAATGGGTGTTGATCAAATTAAACCATTGTTAGCAACCGGAGATGTCACCACTTTGGGAAAAGCAATCTTTTGTACCGTTGAAGGCGATATGCATGATATCGGTAAAAATCTCGTCGTATTGTTACTCGAAAGTGCCGGCTTTGAAGTCATCGACCTGGGCATGGATGTTGAACCGGATGATATTGTTGAAGCCGTTCAGGAAAATGACGATGTTCAAATTGTCGGGATGTCAGCCATGTTAACAACGACGATGTATGCCATGAAAGAAACAATTGAAGCATTAGAAGAAGCCGGTCTGCGTGATCGTGTCAAAGTTTTAATTGGCGGCGCACCGGTTAATCAGATGTTTGCTGATCAAATTGGCGCTGACGGTTACACTACCAATGCCCCATCGGCTGTGGAATTATGTAAAAAATTGATTGTTGCGTAA
- a CDS encoding trimethylamine methyltransferase family protein — MKEFNTRFMGAKGVSFLTREEMGKIHSCTLELLQEVGVEVQHKGALELLKKAGCIVNKKRVSMPPALVEWAIKQAPSRILLYDRNGDFAMDVSEKNSYYGVGSACPNIVDSFTGEIRLCNEEDNKNCVKVADAMPYIDYMMSMAQVYGHPKSSFDHEYAAMIRYSSKPQVVITADLESTKNVVEMASVVRGGIEELVKKPLFILYCEPTSPLVCTKDSVEKVMYMAENNLPVLYAPIPMNGATGPMTCAGSLIQANAECLAGLVIAQVTRPGAPFLYGAIITNMDMKSLQPTYASPETMMESLAMSEMGCDFYHLPTWGTAGCTSSKLPDEQAVLEGTQYITLAGLSGANIIHDVGYTAFGLAFSLDLVVMMNDVIGRVRRLFDGINMTKEYLCMDDLKEVGPKGHYLGQLSTRKFNSEMWESEIEDRNEYDRWQDLGSKTMGQRANEMVKNIIENGELNTLPKEMDDKIVAILDAADAKEKELEKK; from the coding sequence ATGAAAGAATTTAACACACGATTTATGGGAGCTAAAGGTGTTTCTTTTCTCACACGAGAAGAAATGGGAAAAATTCATAGCTGTACGCTGGAACTGTTACAAGAAGTAGGGGTGGAAGTTCAGCATAAAGGGGCCCTCGAATTATTAAAAAAAGCCGGTTGTATTGTTAATAAAAAACGGGTATCGATGCCTCCGGCATTAGTGGAATGGGCAATCAAGCAAGCACCATCACGAATTTTATTATATGATCGCAACGGCGATTTTGCTATGGATGTCAGCGAAAAAAATTCTTATTACGGCGTTGGCTCGGCTTGTCCAAATATTGTTGATAGTTTTACCGGTGAGATCAGACTTTGTAATGAGGAAGATAATAAAAATTGTGTAAAGGTTGCCGATGCCATGCCATATATCGATTATATGATGTCAATGGCTCAGGTATATGGACATCCCAAAAGTTCATTTGATCATGAATATGCAGCGATGATTCGTTATAGTTCAAAACCACAGGTAGTGATAACCGCAGATTTGGAATCAACCAAAAATGTGGTTGAAATGGCCTCAGTAGTTCGAGGCGGAATCGAAGAACTGGTTAAGAAGCCATTATTTATTCTTTATTGTGAACCAACTTCACCACTGGTTTGTACAAAAGATTCGGTCGAAAAAGTGATGTATATGGCGGAAAATAATCTGCCGGTACTTTACGCACCCATTCCGATGAACGGAGCAACCGGACCGATGACCTGTGCCGGATCACTGATTCAGGCGAATGCGGAATGTCTGGCTGGTCTGGTTATTGCTCAGGTTACCAGACCCGGGGCACCATTTTTATACGGTGCGATCATCACCAATATGGATATGAAGAGTTTACAGCCAACCTATGCATCACCGGAAACGATGATGGAATCTTTGGCAATGTCAGAAATGGGTTGTGATTTTTATCATTTGCCAACCTGGGGAACGGCCGGTTGTACCAGTTCGAAATTGCCTGATGAACAGGCTGTGTTAGAAGGGACCCAATATATTACTTTAGCTGGTTTATCGGGTGCCAATATCATCCACGATGTTGGTTATACGGCCTTTGGTTTGGCTTTTTCACTGGATCTGGTGGTCATGATGAATGATGTTATTGGTCGCGTCAGACGATTGTTTGATGGTATTAATATGACTAAGGAATATTTATGTATGGATGATTTGAAAGAGGTCGGCCCCAAAGGGCATTATCTGGGCCAACTCTCGACGCGAAAATTCAATAGTGAAATGTGGGAATCGGAAATCGAAGATCGTAACGAATATGATCGATGGCAGGATTTAGGCTCCAAAACCATGGGTCAACGAGCCAACGAAATGGTTAAGAATATTATCGAAAATGGCGAACTCAATACCTTACCAAAAGAAATGGACGATAAAATCGTGGCGATTTTGGATGCTGCGGATGCCAAAGAAAAAGAATTAGAAAAAAAATAG